CCTAAGAGTAATCGCCAGTGGGCAAGGGGCTCGTTGATTCAGGGATATGGATGCTCAACCTCAATTAGCTtgctttctctttctgtttaATAAATGTTGGCTCTACACCTGGTTGGTATTTGGTGTATTGGAGCTCTCATCTAATCTGTGTCTGAATTTCTTCTGTTTCTGGCACTAGCATTCAAAGAGCACAATCCAACAATGTTGcaaatttcttttcatttttatttcccGAACCCGATACTGATACGATCTCCGGTTTAGGAGGAGGGCAGCGAGGAGCAGAAAGAACTATGTGCTTATTGCACTCTTTATAATCGATCGAAAGAATGACAAACACTGGTACACATGACGGTTGCTTCCGACCCATAACGTTACAACAGATGATTCATATAGACAGATACAATGCCTTGcaagcagcggcagcagcaacgGCGACACAACATAGCAGTACCCCCCCTACTGCGCTTGGTAGGTTTTTATTACTGCAAAATTGATCTCCGCGGCCTTACCGGTAGCTGCGGTAGACGGGGGTGTACATGCAGCTCTCTGCGTATTTCTCCAGATCCCTGGGTTGAGGCAGTCGGGTCGCCAGGCCTGCACAGAAAGATCCACCATGTCAAACGCCATGGTTTTGGGCACATGAGTTTTCACTAGAGTGCATACAGGAGCTAGAAGAACATACCAAGTTCATAGGCTTTTGCGGCCACGCTGGCGGCGATGCGAGCAGAGATCTTTCTGATGTTTGTGAAAGGCGGGAAGATCGACCCCTTCTCGAAGTTCTCCTGAGTGGCCTGATCAGCTAGTGCTTCCGCTGTTTGAGAGAAGAGTATGGATTTAGTTCCGATGTATTACAGAGGCACGCTGCAAAGTTGGCTCCCAATTTGAGCAAATATTCTTCCACGAGTACTTACAGGCAGCTAGAAGCATATCCTCATGGACACGGACAGCGCCAGAGATGACAACGCCAAGGCCAAATCCAGGGAAAATGTAGGCATTGTTCGCCTGTTGTGAATGGACAATCAATAAGTAACagttaatttttgtttgggtTAGCAAGTTCTTTTATAGAGAAGTTATTGCaatgttttgcaaaaaaataaataaataaataaaaataaatgcaagGAAGCAAGCAGTACCTGGCCTGGCACATGGATCTTTCCATTGTAGTCCACAGGATCAAATGGACTGCCGCTGGCAAATACTGCACGACCCTGCAAGGATCTCGATGGATTAGCATGAGTTTTGCATCACGCAATGAAGTTCGACACACTTCCTTCTCATGTTTCACAAGATCATTTTTGTGCTTAATATTCATAGTAGGACATCTTTTAATTAGTAGAAGTTATCTAAATGGCATAGGATAAAGCATTGAATTAATAACGCCAGATGCATGACAAATACAAATTTGCAGCTCACCTGGCTCCAGTTGTATGCTTCTTCAGCAGTACACTCAGAGTGTGATGTTGGGTTTGACAGTGAGAAAATGATGGGTCGCTGCATTTAGAATTTCCAATACCACAAGTTAAGCCAATCATCTGATAAATACCAGAAGTTACAACTTGGCAACAAACATGCCCATTACCTCATTAAAGGAAGCCATGGCCTCAACCACTTCTTTAGTAAAAGTTCTGCCAACTCCAGAGGTTCCAATCAGCACCGTAGGTTTGATGGACTAGGGaatgaataaataaacattaaCCATTAGGACACAACGAAGCACAACATAAACAGCACAAATTTCAGCGAAGGCATCATCCACTAATTGAATAAATCTTGAACATGCATACATACTTGGATAGCATCTAACAATGTCGTTACAGGTTCATGCTCATGTGCCCAAGGCTTCTTAAATGACTGAAGGGTTTCTTTTCTTGAGTTAACAATCAGCCCCTATAATATAGTACAATTATAAGATGTTAGACTGATATTGCATTAGCGCTTCAACAGGATTCTTTTCCCTTTGGTTCTATACCTTCGAATCCACCAGCCAAACCTTCTTGCGGCACTCCTCAAGTGGAGCCTTTGTCTGAAAATTAATTGATACCAGTAAGTGTTAGCAGTAAGCAccataattaacaattataaCAGTACAGCAGTAAGATTGTGAAACAATACAGTTACCTGTTTCGAAATCTCAAGAGCAATGAGTTCTGCAATACCAGTTCCAGCCTGTAATCAAATGCATCATGTTATGTGTATCAGAGTATACGCAACGTTTCAATACCTGTGCAAAGATCACAATAAGTCGGTCAGAGAAATTTTGACCAACCTCACCAGCACCAAGGAACAAATACGTGTGTTCTGCCAGGGTTCCACCGACCACCTTTAGTGATGATAATAGACCTGCAAGGACCACAGATGCAGTTCCCTGCAATCCATACATTTCAGTACAATTCATAAGTCAACAAACAGGTCAATGGAAAGAATCTAATTCCATGAGAATATATTGTGGTGGAACTATAATTATCATGGCACAAACAACACAGGTGCTTCATTTACTTGGATATCATCATTGAAAACAAGATGGCCCTTGCTATACTTTGCAAGCAAATCAAATGCATTGTGATTTGCGAAGTCCTCAAACTGGCATAAACACAAGGAAGATTCGGTTGCATTAGCCATTATGACTATTATTATGAAAAGGATGAAACGAAGTTCAAGTAtgcataaaaaactaatttactaGGAGTATGAGGCAGACCTGTATGAGAACTTTCTCACCATAGATTTGCTTAACAGCATTCATAAATTCGTCCATGAGATCATGGTACTCCTGCCATCAAGGACAAGACAATGTTCAGATCTTAAGTTGTTAATTTTCCCAACACTATTACTCCAAGCAAACTTTGCGGATGTTACCTTGCCAGTAGCACGTCTTTGGCGGAGCCCAATGTAAAATTCATCATTTAACAGTTGTTCATTGTTTGTGCCAACATCAATTGTGATAGGTAAACACTGCAAACAAATAATGTGTGATTTGCAAATTGAgatgattttgttgtttttacaGTTTACTGGTAGAAACAACCACAATGTAACACGTATGAATGCTTACAGCTGACGGGCGAACTCCTCCAAGGGCAGTGTAGAGTGAAAGTTTACCAACAGGAATACCCATCCCCTGTAAGAAAGATAATTGCAACAACAGTGAGTAAAGTTTCTGAAGTAAGCAACTAATCATACAATCATACCTGACAACCCAAATCTCCAAGCCCCAGAATGCGCTCACCATCAGTAACAACTATAACTTGAATGTTCCTCTCAGGCCAATTCCTTAGCACATCAAGAACCTTTCCCCTAGAATGCACCACAAGTGAATCCCCAATCCAGTGGAAGACAGAATAAGTGATCCAATGCACAACTTTAGATATTCAAGCAAGGTGGAGCAACGTACTTGTCCTTCAAGCTGACATAGAGACCTTGTGGCCGTCCAAATATGCTCCCATACTTCTGGCAGGCCTCACCTACTGTTGGTGTGTAGACCACAGGGAGCAGCTCCTCCACATTATCAATTAAAAGCTTGTAGAAGAGCCTCTCGTTCCTCTCCTGATAAACACAAAGTATCGATATTATTATAGAATCTTTAAAAAGGTGTTCTACCATCTTGCACACTCGATTTTGTTAAATCCcagataattcaaaatttcatcAAGAAAGAAAGTCGATTTGGTTTACCTGGAGATCCATCATGGCCATGTAACGCTGCAAAGGGACATTGTACTGGCGAAGGTTATGCATGATCTTCTTTACCTGCATAAAACATTAAGGACCGCTTAAGATAAAGAAGACCATATAATGATAAACAGGTTATTGTAgcttcttgttgttgttgttgcaggCCATACTTGAAGATCCTGAGATACGACTGCTGGAGGAAGAAGGCCACGTAAGTAATGAGCATCCCGCTCCTTCTCATTAAAGGCAAGGCCCTTGTTGTGATGTGGATCCCTCAGAAGGGTGTACCCACTGTTGCACAAGATCAATTACATCAGCAACTCCATTTCAGTATGGTGAACAAAAATTATTTGCTTCATTTCACAAAATCATTGCCGCTTAATCGTATGAAACAACTTTCATGTCAGCACAACATTTTATGTCAGCACGGTTCTGCTTTTGAGTGTCATGACAAATTGGTGTTCTACAGTTCTTACTCTAAGATAACTTTCTCCGCTAGCTCGTGATTTTACTTTACGGTCTAGGCAACAATTAATTGTTACTGTATAATACCACGTGTGtgctaatttataattaatttccaGCTAAATTTCACTGTCAAGGGGTGGCGGAGAAAACCAAGACAGGCAGTATTGCCGTGTGCCAGATTAGAATATACCCCACCCACAGGAGTGTAggaaatataaaaagaacaaaagaaaacaaccaaTATTTTCCTGTCAGCTACTCAAAATCCGTCCAACATTAACCCACGATTAACTATCAAAAACACCAGCAATAATATTCTCTGAATATAATGAATATATGAccaaaaaaataccaagaaaCATGAGACGGTTTAATCTACTGGATAGTAAAgctaagaagaaaacaaaattcaacTGAACTGCTTGCAATACGTTTTGTAGTCAGGAGAAGGCTGCGGTAAATTAcgcaaacaaacaaatgaaagGGACAGATTCAGCTTTGGCAACTGCCCCGCGACAAAGAAATCATCCAGATTAATACAAATCCTATTACGCGATTTAACATTATTCGAGCAAACAAGCAACAACACAAACGGAGCTGCGAGAACGCGACGTGTCCTCACTTCTAGGCACGTCAAAATTCCAAAACGGATTAGAATATTTCTCACGAGGAGGAAACCGTATACCTAACGCACTTCAACGCGCAAGCTGAAATAaatcctcaaaaaaaaaattccccaaAAAAAGTGTTCCGGATCGACGCATCGGAACGTCCGCCCCCACCCAGATCCAGCCCCGGCGGCGATCCGATCCGAGAGCTCGCTCACCTCGCGACGGAGAAGGCCCAGGGCGTGACGGGCACCTCCTCGTTGGCCGTATCCTCGCAGTACTTGTcttccgccccgccgccggccgccgacacctcctccttctcggtctccgccgccgactccaTCGCGACCGCCTCCACCCTCCTCGGCGCGGCCGCCCGCACCCTCACCGCCGCGGCCCTCCTCCGCACCTCCCTGCAGCTCGTGCATCCGTTCACGTTCCcgttgccgctgccgctgctgccaccctcacctcctccaccgcgcTTCCACTGCAGGCACACATAAACACAAACACGTCACCTCCCATAAGGTGGCCAAAGTCCAAACACACACCCCCAAAACCCCACACGTGCAGAGCTCcctcccggcggcgccgcgggagTAGCGAGCGGACCAGCGGGGCCGCGTCGCGTACCAGGGTGGAGGTGGCgggggacgcggcggcggtgcgcgcgGACATcatggcggcgaggtcggcggaGGTGCGAAACGAACGGGAGAGACGAGGCGAGCGGACGCTGTTGGGGTggcgcgtcgccggcgatggTCTGGTCTGGGTCCGGAGCCGAGGCCGGGGAGAGGAAGCGAGCGCGTGAGGAGGCggtgggagggaggagggcggggTATAAGAAGGAAGAGGAAGCTGCGTTGCTGGACGGTTTttccatcttttctttttgttttaattGTTGTAGCGGCGCGCCGACTTGGCCTGGATggctcgtcgcctcgccgggCCGGCGGCGTACCGGTCGCGGTCGGCAACGCCCGCTGGACCGGGTGTACTAGACTTTTTTACTCCTCCCTCTCATATCATatggattttgatttttttataatgtttgatcacttattttatttaaaaaattaaaaatattatttattttatttattattttgtttactattaaaagtagtttaagtattacctataaatttttatatttgtactaaattttaaataagacgaaagacTAAAATTTACGAGTGAATAATCGAAATCTGATATaatatgggacggagggacGAGGGAGTAGGTAATACAGATGCTAATCCATTTAAATGTATGTAGacgtaatttaattaaatttaaataaatctagataggaCCAATAGTCTttgtactgtctcggttgtaGAAATGTTTTAAATGGTAAATATGATagtaagaattttaaatgataaatgatTGATATGATAAATCATGTGAATAACaggataaatatttatgttttactgtaATATTTACGTCtgaaaatgattatattttaaagacgGAGCGGGTAACGTggaatataaaaatgaaaatatgaagCTCGCGTGTTGAcgatggcatttttttttttgggtaaactCACGTGCGAGATGGTATACACGTGAAACCCAGTTTTAATAATGGTACATTCACACAATTTTCATTAGTAAGAGTTTCatgttttggcttttttttagTAAGAGTTTCatgttttggctttttcaaagaaaaggtgaaaatgacttatttgtaaacaaaaataatttataaaaaaacttttctatacatGCTCTTACTTATTATGGAtctaaacatgatttaaaaaaataaaatataacgaaaaaactctaaaatcaacagcaaatttaagattaaaaaattaaattttatctaataagcaaaaaagatgagaaggtaagacaattaattaattactatctTTTCCATGCCAAAATATAGTGTAAAAATATAGTGTGTATTCGGTTTAGTTAGATATATTATAATGTATTTTTGTGAcgcataattaatattattagtttGTATTCGAAAATACTTTTCATGATTGTAATTTTATGTCAAACTATTTATCTTAACGTAATATAATATACCTTATATTTGAAATGGTTAGACCAGCAATAATAACTTTGAaagtgtatttattttattttcaaaataagcGTATATATAGACGTATATATAGacagtttaaaaatatacaccaTTAACAACTTGAGAAACATGCTCACGAAAAAAGAGTGAGTAACTGTGTTGTAGGAACAAGTTCAATATAGCGAactattatctataaaattggtactccctccgcttcacggtgtaaaattttttagtcttgtctaaatttatatggatattaataaatctagacatatataaattatatatattcattaattaataaatttaaacaagcatataaaatcttatattatgaaacgaatgCGTAAGGTAGTTTCTAATATATGCTATACTTGTTTCACTTCTCTTATCCACAGTTTGTTAAAAGTCAGTGTTTACAGCTAGGTATGAATTTACATAACTTGTTTGTCTTATCTATCATTTACTCACTCCCCGActtacatataaatctaatatgtcaatttttataatccgcttgtattatattatttatactaagGCCGTGTGGCACCCTATGTAAGATAACTTAATACTCTCTTTTTCCGCGCGCATgtttttaaactgctaaacgatgtattttttgtaaaaattttctattgaaaagttattttaaaaaaccatattaatctattttatatttttttaataattaataattaattaatcatatact
This is a stretch of genomic DNA from Oryza brachyantha chromosome 1, ObraRS2, whole genome shotgun sequence. It encodes these proteins:
- the LOC102722532 gene encoding NADP-dependent malic enzyme, chloroplastic, which codes for MMSARTAAASPATSTLWKRGGGGEGGSSGSGNGNVNGCTSCREVRRRAAAVRVRAAAPRRVEAVAMESAAETEKEEVSAAGGGAEDKYCEDTANEEVPVTPWAFSVASGYTLLRDPHHNKGLAFNEKERDAHYLRGLLPPAVVSQDLQVKKIMHNLRQYNVPLQRYMAMMDLQERNERLFYKLLIDNVEELLPVVYTPTVGEACQKYGSIFGRPQGLYVSLKDKGKVLDVLRNWPERNIQVIVVTDGERILGLGDLGCQGMGIPVGKLSLYTALGGVRPSACLPITIDVGTNNEQLLNDEFYIGLRQRRATGKEYHDLMDEFMNAVKQIYGEKVLIQFEDFANHNAFDLLAKYSKGHLVFNDDIQGTASVVLAGLLSSLKVVGGTLAEHTYLFLGAGEAGTGIAELIALEISKQTKAPLEECRKKVWLVDSKGLIVNSRKETLQSFKKPWAHEHEPVTTLLDAIQSIKPTVLIGTSGVGRTFTKEVVEAMASFNERPIIFSLSNPTSHSECTAEEAYNWSQGRAVFASGSPFDPVDYNGKIHVPGQANNAYIFPGFGLGVVISGAVRVHEDMLLAASEALADQATQENFEKGSIFPPFTNIRKISARIAASVAAKAYELGLATRLPQPRDLEKYAESCMYTPVYRSYR